The following are from one region of the Methylophilus sp. DW102 genome:
- the pyrF gene encoding orotidine-5'-phosphate decarboxylase, producing the protein MTDSKIVVALDYADAKSATALVDRLDPSLCKLKVGKELFTAAGPQLVEQLVARQYDVFLDLKFHDIPNTVAKACQAAANLGVWMINVHASGGQPMMQAAREGLDKAFGDQAPLLIAVTVLTSMDTPTLHSLGIQRTLPEQVLALATLTQQSGLDGVVCSAQEASMLRKALGPDFCLVTPGIRPKDSAKDDQTRIVTPADAIALGASYLVIGRPITQADDPIVALNTIIKNI; encoded by the coding sequence CTTGACCCAAGCCTGTGTAAACTCAAGGTGGGTAAGGAACTGTTTACCGCCGCCGGGCCTCAGCTTGTCGAACAACTGGTTGCGCGGCAATACGATGTGTTCCTCGATCTCAAATTTCACGATATCCCGAATACTGTGGCAAAAGCCTGTCAGGCCGCCGCAAATTTAGGCGTATGGATGATCAATGTTCACGCCAGTGGTGGGCAACCCATGATGCAGGCCGCACGTGAAGGCTTGGATAAAGCATTTGGTGATCAAGCGCCGCTGCTAATCGCTGTCACGGTATTAACCAGTATGGACACGCCAACGTTGCATAGCTTGGGGATTCAGCGCACCCTGCCTGAACAGGTACTCGCATTGGCCACACTGACACAACAATCTGGCTTAGATGGTGTAGTTTGTTCAGCACAAGAGGCCAGCATGCTAAGAAAAGCATTGGGGCCTGACTTTTGTCTGGTCACCCCGGGTATTCGCCCAAAGGACTCGGCAAAGGACGATCAAACCAGAATTGTGACGCCTGCAGATGCCATCGCATTAGGCGCCAGCTACTTGGTGATAGGCAGGCCAATTACACAAGCAGATGACCCGATTGTTGCATTAAATACAATTATTAAAAATATTTAA
- a CDS encoding ComEA family DNA-binding protein, whose amino-acid sequence MMKTLMGYLMYFLLLPAAYAVVDINTASQAELESLNGIGPAKAQAIIEYRKKSGGFKSVEELDQVPGIGQATLANLKKDVSVGAKKATAAEIKSEKVAEKKK is encoded by the coding sequence ATGATGAAAACGCTTATGGGTTACCTGATGTATTTCCTTTTATTGCCAGCCGCTTATGCGGTGGTTGATATCAATACGGCCAGCCAGGCTGAACTTGAAAGCCTGAATGGTATCGGTCCGGCCAAGGCGCAAGCCATTATTGAATATCGAAAAAAGAGTGGTGGCTTTAAGTCAGTGGAAGAGCTGGATCAAGTGCCAGGCATAGGCCAGGCAACCTTGGCAAACCTGAAGAAAGATGTAAGCGTCGGCGCAAAAAAAGCGACTGCGGCCGAGATTAAATCCGAAAAAGTAGCAGAGAAAAAGAAATAA